A stretch of Komagataella phaffii GS115 chromosome 2, complete sequence DNA encodes these proteins:
- a CDS encoding High-affinity glucose transporter of the major facilitator superfamily, expression is induced by low gives MSFFHKFYNAGDAPPQIFNKTLYLAVFIFGVLGCARGYDEGYIGGIEAKAPFQSQFGLDDLTKSETELANLRSNIAAMVQLGSIGGCLLAMYLVDKFGRIRTLQGVCVGWIVGSVIQITSKNVGQLYAGRLIEGLSIGQTVVIGPCYMSEIAPKNIRGLCTCIFAGSVYLGSMLSNFINYGCALHLPTDSPKQWIVPTAIKIVIAGLLAIGSLLCHESPRWLVKQGLINESGTVLSKIRHLPSTHPYILCEVGDIQEQIDIEDEATQSVSKWHVFKELIMVKSIRYRMLLALSAQVLSQWSFAGSITVYFPELVALAGVRGTDRLLYSSILGVVKLTSAYLGAFFVIDLLGRKKALYIGITIQMLATLYFAIFLQIIPDAIEDDVQLTGSRKHAGLGALAMLYITGVGWTLGWNSIQYLINAEMLPLRVRNIGTATIMAFHFANQYGNTKALPSMLISLTPAGTFFFGVGVLALGLLWAFFFLPEIAGRSLESMEDLFNLPWYLIGRRGAELCPDNSGIAHVKEAESGELDIKQNDEFIENASDQSVDDTMTSKQKKGKSLCNQEFIPQIPPCA, from the coding sequence ATGTCCTTCTTCCACAAGTTCTACAACGCGGGCGACGCACCGCCACAGATTTTTAACAAAACGCTGTACTTAGCCGTCTTTATCTTCGGCGTCCTTGGTTGTGCTCGTGGCTATGATGAAGGTTATATTGGTGGTATCGAAGCTAAGGCACCGTTCCAAAGTCAGTTCGGACTGGACGACCTAACAAAGTCAGAGACAGAGCTTGCAAACCTGAGATCAAACATTGCCGCGATGGTGCAACTGGGGTCCATCGGTGGCTGTTTGCTGGCAATGTATCTCGTGGATAAGTTCGGACGCATCAGAACTTTGCAAGGTGTCTGCGTTGGATGGATCGTTGGTTCTGTTATCCAAATCACATCGAAGAACGTGGGTCAGCTATATGCTGGAAGATTGATCGAAGGATTGTCTATCGGTCAAACGGTGGTTATTGGTCCCTGTTACATGTCAGAGATTGCACCCAAGAACATCAGAGGCTTGTGTACGTGTATTTTTGCCGGTTCAGTGTACCTTGGTTCGATGTTGTCCAATTTCATTAACTATGGCTGTGCATTACACTTGCCTACAGACTCCCCAAAACAATGGATCGTACCTACTGCTATAAAGATTGTCATTGCCGGATTGTTGGCCATCGGTTCATTGTTGTGCCATGAATCTCCAAGATGGTTAGTAAAACAAGGGCTTATCAATGAATCGGGCACCGTGTTGTCCAAAATCAGACATTTGCCATCAACACATCCATATATCCTCTGTGAGGTAGGTGATATTCAAGAGCAAATCGACATCGAGGACGAGGCAACACAATCTGTGTCTAAATGGCACGTTTTTAAGGAACTCATTATGGTTAAATCCATCAGATATCGTATGCTTTTGGCCCTATCTGCTCAAGTTCTCAGTCAATGGTCTTTTGCAGGAAGTATCACCGTATATTTTCCAGAATTGGTAGCATTGGCCGGAGTGAGAGGCACAGATAGGCTGCTATATTCATCTATCTTGGGAGTCGTTAAGTTAACTTCTGCCTATTTGGGGGCCTTTTTCGTCATTGACCTTTTAGGGCGCAAAAAAGCTTTATACATCGGCATCACCATTCAGATGTTGGCCACACTGTATTTTGCCATTTTCTTGCAAATTATACCAGACGCCATAGAGGATGATGTTCAGTTGACTGGTTCCAGAAAACACGCTGGACTGGGTGCCCTTGCGATGCTTTACATTACTGGTGTCGGTTGGACATTGGGTTGGAACTCAATCCAATACTTGATCAATGCTGAGATGTTGCCCTTAAGGGTGCGTAATATCGGAACTGCAACTATCATGGCATTTCACTTTGCTAACCAATATGGTAATACCAAAGCCCTGCCAAGTATGCTCATTTCTTTGACGCCAGCGGGcacttttttctttggagtcGGTGTGCTTGCACTTGGTCTTCTATGggcattttttttccttccagaGATTGCTGgaagatctttggaatcaatgGAAGACCTGTTCAACTTGCCATGGTATTTAATCGGTCGCCGCGGTGCCGAGCTGTGTCCTGACAACTCTGGTATCGCACATGTTAAAGAGGCAGAATCAGGTGAATTGGATATCAAACAGAATGACGAGTTCATCGAAAATGCGTCAGATCAAAGTGTGGATGATACCATGACAAGCAAACAAAAAAAAGGCAAGAGCCTATGTAATCAAGAATTCATCCCCCAGATTCCACCCTGTGCGTAG
- a CDS encoding Putative protein-methionine-R-oxide reductase, translated as MTNWKAILTPAQYRVLRLGGTETPHTGQYVNFKESGTYLCGGCQTPLYKSSTKFDSSCGWPAFYEALPGAVTRIEDNSLGMRGIEIRCSQCDGHLGHVFEGEGYDTPTDSRHCVNSISLKFQGEGEDEENTTK; from the coding sequence ATGACTAATTGGAAAGCTATATTGACTCCAGCACAATACCGAGTGCTTCGTTTGGGCGGTACGGAAACACCACACACCGGACAGTATGtgaacttcaaagaaagtggGACCTACTTATGTGGTGGATGTCAAACTCCACTTTACAAAAGCAGCACAAAGTTCGATTCATCTTGTGGTTGGCCTGCATTCTATGAAGCGTTACCTGGAGCAGTAACACGAATAGAAGACAACTCTCTTGGAATGCGAGGAATTGAAATCAGATGCTCCCAGTGCGATGGACATCTTGGCCATGTTTTTGAGGGTGAGGGGTATGACACTCCTACAGACTCGAGGCATTGTGTCAACAGTATCAGCCTGAAGTTTCAAGGTGAAGGGGAGGATGAGGAGAACACTACTAAGTAA
- a CDS encoding ATPase of the ATP-binding cassette (ABC) family involved in 40S and 60S ribosome biogenesis, has sim, whose product MNTETLSRTELIVQGGHNVIIYNEAKKLKAEVILNNAQGVGKHYKDLDVSMDGADLSYVRSLGPESQTLHVDVCLDKHGEPVKLVICKNASPFVNVEKVSQENLPEKELEKQLLKSSLSPLHGYGIYYRDFVSSSGTIGISVCNLDLSFEKKCLFAGLDFSLSLGDKVTIVGDNGSGKTTFLKLISGIEEYTYSGSVVIEGRIAYLPQHFEDVSGDDLAIVTLLRSLYDPDIDEFLTKPHKPFASEWLQELNTLGGHETFKQANHIGLSTDLLKMPFKFLSGGEKTKVMLCALSILEPDIILLDEPTNCLDWRGIEWLESFLKNFDGGVVMVTHDRSLINAVSNRISELSPHTKKFTHFKGQYKHYVEEEDKRWQRQIEERKHQEKELKKLTLKANQAKGKVKSRIVRSGTDRDKLSYNNKEQRAQKGVNRAFAQLSDKVEQLTDDLVDVIPERRHISFDFEDSPAFSASILNIEVSKVSKSFESPLFENISFTLSKGDRLIIQGPNGSGKSTLMKIIMSLIKPDEGSVTISGNAKIGYLDQEQESLPLDKSPISLLKKDSSINATDANAITNLRNFGIYTWHDLKNSLRTLSIGCRRKAQLCQLILRGSSILLLDEPSNHIDFPSLEFIEDALLTFPGIIIAATHDRYFTEKVGTRILDLADYKA is encoded by the coding sequence ATGAACACGGAGACACTTTCAAGGACCGAATTGATAGTACAAGGTGGACATAATGTAATTATTTACAATGAGGCAAAAAAACTAAAAGCAGAGGTCATTCTGAACAATGCGCAGGGGGTCGGAAAACATTACAAGGACTTGGATGTGAGTATGGATGGGGCAGACCTGTCGTACGTACGCTCTCTAGGCCCCGAATCGCAGACATTGCACGTTGACGTGTGCTTAGACAAGCACGGTGAGCCTGTTAAGCTCGTTATTTGCAAGAATGCTTCGCCCTTTGtaaatgttgaaaaggtATCGCAAGAAAATCTTCCCGAGAAGGAGTTAGAAAAGCAATTACTCAAATCTTCCTTGTCGCCACTTCATGGCTATGGTATTTATTATAGGGATTTCGTTTCAAGCAGCGGGACAATTGGAATTTCTGTGTGCAACTTGGATTTATCCTTTGAGAAAAAATGCCTGTTTGCGGGTTTAGATTTTTCTCTGAGTTTGGGGGACAAGGTGACAATCGTTGGTGACAACGGGTCCGGAAAGACGACTTTTCTGAAACTCATCAGCGGGATTGAAGAATACACTTATTCAGGATCAGTGGTCATCGAGGGAAGAATTGCATATCTTCCTCAGCACTTTGAAGATGTCAGTGGTGACGACTTGGCAATCGTTACGTTACTGAGATCTCTATATGACCCAGACATTGATGAATTCTTAACGAAACCCCACAAACCATTCGCTTCCGAGTGGCTCCAAGAATTAAATACCTTGGGTGGCCATGAAACATTCAAGCAAGCCAACCATATCGGACTTTCTACCGACTTGCTCAAAATGCCCTTTAAGTTTCTCAGTGGTGGTgagaaaacaaaagttATGCTATGCGCACTCAGTATCTTGGAGCCAGATATTATTTTGTTAGATGAGCCCACTAACTGTCTGGATTGGCGCGGTATTGAATGGCTGGaaagctttttgaagaactttgatGGTGGTGTTGTTATGGTTACGCATGACCGTAGCTTGATCAATGCTGTGTCGAACCGAATTTCTGAACTTTCTCCTCATACGAAGAAATTCACTCATTTCAAAGGACAATACAAGCATTACGTAGAGGAAGAGGACAAAAGGTGGCAAAGGcaaattgaagagagaaagCACCAGGAAAAGGAATTAAAAAAGCTGACACTGAAAGCCAACCAGGCTAAGGGCAAAGTAAAAAGTAGGATCGTTAGGTCAGGCACAGACAGGGACAAGCTTAGTTATAATAACAAGGAGCAAAGAGCGCAAAAGGGTGTCAATAGGGCGTTTGCGCAGCTCAGTGACAAGGTTGAACAGTTGACGGATGATTTGGTGGATGTTATTCCCGAGAGACGtcatatttcttttgattttgaggatAGCCCCGCGTTTAGCGCTTCGATCTTGAATattgaagtttccaaagtttccaaatcctttgaaagccccctttttgaaaatataTCCTTTACTTTGAGTAAGGGTGATAGGCTTATTATCCAAGGGCCAAATGGATCAGGTAAGAGtacattgatgaaaatcATTATGAGCTTGATAAAGCCAGATGAGGGCAGTGTTACCATTAGTGGAAATGCAAAGATTGGATACTTAGATCAAGAGCAAGAAAGTTTGCCTTTAGACAAATCGCCGATTTCACTGCTGAAGAAAGATTCGTCCATCAATGCTACCGACGCAAACGCTATAACAAATTTGCGCAACTTTGGAATCTACACGTGGCAcgatttgaagaattctttgagaacCTTGAGCATCGGTTGTCGTCGTAAGGCGCAGCTTTGCCAACTTATCCTGCGGGGAagttcaattcttcttctagaTGAACCTTCAAACCATATTGATTTTCCCAGTTTAGAATTCATCGAAGATGCCCTGTTAACTTTCCCGGGCATAATTATTGCTGCAACACACGATAGGTATTTCACCGAGAAAGTGGGAACAAGGATTTTGGATCTCGCAGATTATAAAGCATAA
- a CDS encoding Ferrioxamine B transporter, member of the ARN family of transporters that specifically recognize sid produces the protein MKFNIFNKNRKESPSSSPESQTTDEEAHIPVLPGVARAEMLRHAWSKKSLIVAYAALFFAAFVFQFCGVTVKSYTPYATSSFRQHSMLTTAAVVYKIVCVITLPFVARIADCFSRVSGFFIALIFLIATYIMFAASKNVGMYLASEIFLGIGKVSYVMMEKVFVADTTQILNRGLWTALPTAVASIPTLYISSIVAEKVLDHSTWRWGYGMWAIITPVSLAPLIFIMWRLDRKAQKYGITHNIKASLNLPEGSWYKKLAHLLYVELDIVGGLLMLAGLSLFFLPFTLTGSASILDWDEATTIVLLVLGFVVLGIFVFWVLSKFPQRPFISVSILKNPSVLMACTLPLFDTINSSTSGAYYSSVLQVSGHFTVGEAARITRASRVCQLVGSVLVGILIKYTRTAKIFMISGISLIVITQGFFCYLSDHNGQFGSELHWTVIQVFEGFGRGFYNIPTIISVQANSDPSQIAPSIAMFTMFSQMGAVIGNSIAASVWNELVIKRLTQYLPEGSKSSATSIFGSIKVALGYKQGTPEREAIDRAYREVLQKQGYISLGFLLPALIIVFFIKGFDPTQRTSVNVDDNGEVVLRTATGKNGEGPQFHTISSNLSSSSSASDLSEEKDGTSAASKEKNSLSTEPERK, from the coding sequence ATGAAATTTAATATTTTTAACAAGAATCGGAAAGAGAGCCCGTCAAGTTCTCCGGAAAGCCAAACTACTGATGAAGAAGCCCACATACCAGTACTCCCTGGTGTTGCTCGTGCGGAAATGCTTCGTCATGCTTGGTCAAAAAAGTCCCTTATAGTCGCCTACGCTGcccttttctttgctgCGTTTGTATTCCAGTTCTGCGGAGTCACCGTTAAATCTTACACTCCATACGCCACATCCTCGTTCAGACAGCATTCTATGTTAACTACGGCAGCAGTCGTTTACAAGATTGTGTGTGTCATTACGCTTCCATTTGTTGCCCGAATAGCAGACTGCTTTAGCAGGGTGTCAGGGTTCTTTATTGCCCTAATCTTTCTAATCGCTACTTACATTATGTTTGCTGCCTCTAAGAACGTTGGAATGTACTTGGCTTCCGAAATCTTCTTGGGCATCGGTAAAGTTTCTTATGTCATGATGGAGAAGGTGTTTGTGGCTGATACCACTCAGATCTTGAATAGAGGATTGTGGACCGCTCTGCCAACAGCTGTTGCTTCCATTCCTACCCTTTACATCTCCTCTATTGTGGCAGAGAAAGTGTTGGATCACTCCACTTGGAGATGGGGTTATGGAATGTGGGCTATTATTACACCTGTTTCTCTAGCTCCATTGATCTTTATTATGTGGAGATTGGATAGGAAAGCCCAAAAGTATGGTATCACCCATAACATTAAGGCCTCTTTAAACCTTCCTGAGGGCAGTTGGTACAAGAAACTGGCCCACTTGTTGTATGTTGAGCTGGACATTGTTGGAGGTTTGCTGATGCTTGCTGGACTCTCCCTCTTCTTCCTGCCCTTTACCCTCACAGGTTCTGCATCGATTTTAGATTGGGATGAAGCCACCACTATTGTCCTTTTGGttcttggatttgttgTTTTAGGGATATTCGTTTTCTGGGTTCTCTCTAAATTCCCACAAAGACCATTCATTAGTGTGAGTATATTGAAAAATCCTTCGGTTCTGATGGCATGCACATTGCCACTTTTTGATACTATTAATAGTTCGACATCGGGGGCTTACTATTCCTCCGTATTGCAAGTTTCAGGTCACTTTACAGTTGGTGAAGCTGCCAGAATCACCAGAGCCTCAAGAGTCTGTCAACTGGTGGGTTCGGTCCTGGTCGGTATTTTGATAAAATACACAAGGACAGCAAAAATTTTTATGATTTCTGGAATATCTTTGATTGTTATTACTCAGGGATTCTTTTGTTATCTTTCTGATCACAATGGTCAATTTGGTTCAGAACTTCATTGGACTGTAATTCAAGTCTTCGAAGGTTTTGGAAGAGGTTTCTACAACATTCCAACAATAATTTCAGTGCAAGCTAACTCAGATCCATCACAGATTGCTCCATCCATTGCAATGTTTACCATGTTTAGCCAAATGGGTGCGGTAATCGGAAACTCGATCGCAGCGTCAGTTTGGAACGAACTTGtgatcaaaagattgacACAGTATCTTCCAGAAGGGTCTAAAAGTAGTGCTACAAGTATTTTTGGAAGCATCAAGGTTGCACTTGGATACAAACAAGGGACTCCAGAAAGGGAGGCTATCGATAGGGCGTACAGGGAGGTTTTGCAGAAACAAGGATACATTTCACTCGGGTTCCTTCTACCAGCTCTCATTATAGTATTTTTTATTAAAGGTTTTGATCCAACACAGAGAACATCTGTCAATGTTGACGACAATGGAGAAGTGGTATTGAGGACAGCTACTGGAAAGAACGGTGAAGGACCACAGTTTCATACCATATCTTCTAActtatcttcttcttcatctgctTCTGATCTGTCGGAAGAGAAAGATGGCACTAGCGCCgcttcaaaagagaagaacaGTCTAAGTACTGAACCTGAGCGCAAGTAA
- a CDS encoding Fe(II)-dependent sulfonate/alpha-ketoglutarate dioxygenase, involved in sulfonate catabolism for use, protein MSASIKPSPVEDKGKAVKYEKNIWRFDDAIHFSPSSDIVREDGVLTVSKKAQETSNYPQWLPTWDPKLSFEDEPPFSHVDRGFFADPGLKRLFPEGGAHKISNITPKLGSKVEGVQLSQLTPDQKDDLALFVAQRGVVVFRDQDLRDKDLGEVKKFGQHFGPLHIHQTSGAPEGYPEFHITFKRAGPPNTFRNKISAPGWHSDVTYELQPAGITFFGLIEGPEAGGDTLFADAIEAYERLSPSFQKFLDGLRLIHSARAQAEDSLKKGSIQRKKFTSETVHPLIRYHPVLNKRSIFAKAFGTKIVGLKQEESDLILNFIQRFIATALDLQLRASYEPGTVVAWDNRRVFHSAVNDFGEDDPARHCFRITPLAERPVGSKEEYESWSPNGRERTVEEWEDLYKDGIPNLKEIFLGNLD, encoded by the coding sequence atGTCTGCATCCATAAAACCTTCTCCAGTGGAAGACAAAGGCAAGGCTGTTAAGTACgaaaaaaatatttggCGTTTTGACGATGCGATCCATTTCTCACCTTCTTCAGATATCGTTAGAGAGGATGGAGTGTTAACAGTGTCGAAAAAGGCTCAGGAGACTTCCAATTATCCTCAATGGTTACCCACCTGGGATCCGAAGTTGagttttgaagatgagcCTCCTTTTAGCCACGTTGACCGTGGATTTTTTGCAGACCCTGGCCTCAAGAGATTGTTTCCTGAAGGAGGAGCCCACAAGATCAGCAACATCACTCCGAAATTGGGATCTAAAGTGGAAGGGGTGCAGCTCTCACAATTGACCCCTGATCAGAAAGATGATCTGGCTCTTTTCGTTGCTCAGAGAGGAGTTGTCGTATTTAGAGATCAGGACTTGCGGGATAAGGATTTGGGAGAAGTCAAGAAATTTGGGCAACACTTTGGTCCCCTTCATATTCACCAAACATCAGGCGCTCCGGAAGGATACCCCGAATTCCATATCACTTTCAAGAGAGCAGGCCCTCCTAATACGTTTAGAAATAAAATTTCCGCTCCTGGATGGCATTCGGATGTTACCTACGAGTTACAGCCAGCTGGAATCACTTTTTTTGGTCTGATAGAAGGTCCAGAGGCAGGAGGAGACACTTTGTTTGCCGACGCTATCGAGGCCTATGAACGATTGTCGCCAAGTTTCCAGAAATTTTTGGATGGCCTCCGTTTGATCCACTCTGCCCGCGCCCAAGCAGAGgattcattgaaaaagggTTCTATTCAACGGAAAAAGTTTACATCTGAAACAGTTCACCCATTAATTAGGTATCACCCTGTTTTAAATAAGAGATCTATCTTTGCTAAAGCTTTCGGTACAAAAATTGTTGGACTTAAGCAGGAAGAAAGTGAtctgattttgaatttcattCAGCGTTTCATTGCTACTGCCTTGGACCTGCAACTACGTGCATCATACGAACCAGGAACCGTGGTTGCATGGGATAACAGAAGAGTATTTCACTCAGCTGTCAATGACTTCGGCGAAGATGATCCTGCAAGACATTGTTTCCGAATCACCCCTCTTGCTGAAAGGCCAGTaggttcaaaagaagagtaTGAATCCTGGTCTCCTAATGGAAGGGAAAgaactgttgaagaatgggaGGATCTGTATAAAGACGGTattccaaacttgaagGAAATCTTTTTGGGAAACCTGGATTAG